The following proteins come from a genomic window of Microbacterium sulfonylureivorans:
- a CDS encoding dihydrolipoamide acetyltransferase family protein, protein MSTQTFVLPDVGEGLTEAEIVSWHVAPGDTVAVNDVLVEIETAKSLVELPSPFAGTVGELLVGEGDTVNVGAAIITIASAADASGPATVGQTEHGAPAEAAASEGDGAVLVGYGTGGPVQSRRRKPAVTAQERVESSVGVVAKPPIRKLARDLGVDLAAVVPTGPAGEVTREDVVKQASQASVFRNIETPEWGAVREETIPVAAPAAASAPPRDPAPPADDAREETIAVKGVRKAVASGMVQSAYTAPHVSVWTDVDATRTMELVKRLKASPDFADIRISPLLIMARAVIWAVRRTPMVNAAWIDADGGAEIRVRRYVNLGIAAATPRGLLVPNIKDAQDLSMRDLARSLEKLTITAREGKTTPADQQQGTITITNIGVFGMDAGTPIINPGESGIIALGTIRQKPWVVDGEVRPRWVTTVAGSFDHRVIDGDGMSRFIADVASILEEPALLLD, encoded by the coding sequence ATGAGCACCCAGACGTTCGTCCTCCCCGATGTCGGCGAAGGACTCACCGAGGCGGAGATCGTGTCGTGGCACGTCGCGCCGGGCGACACCGTCGCCGTCAATGACGTCCTCGTCGAGATCGAGACCGCCAAGTCCCTCGTCGAGCTGCCTTCGCCGTTCGCCGGCACGGTCGGCGAGCTCCTCGTGGGAGAGGGCGACACCGTGAACGTCGGCGCCGCGATCATCACGATCGCCTCGGCAGCGGATGCCTCGGGCCCCGCGACCGTCGGGCAGACCGAGCACGGCGCGCCCGCCGAGGCGGCCGCGTCCGAGGGCGACGGTGCGGTGCTCGTCGGCTACGGCACCGGCGGCCCGGTGCAGTCCCGGCGCCGCAAGCCCGCCGTGACGGCGCAGGAGCGGGTGGAGTCGTCCGTCGGTGTCGTCGCCAAGCCGCCGATCCGCAAGCTCGCGCGCGATCTCGGCGTCGATCTGGCCGCCGTCGTCCCGACGGGTCCGGCCGGGGAGGTCACGCGGGAGGACGTCGTCAAGCAGGCGTCGCAGGCCAGCGTGTTCCGCAACATCGAGACGCCCGAATGGGGCGCCGTGCGTGAAGAGACGATCCCGGTCGCAGCGCCGGCCGCGGCATCCGCTCCTCCCCGTGACCCGGCCCCTCCGGCCGACGACGCGCGCGAGGAGACCATCGCGGTCAAAGGTGTGCGCAAGGCCGTGGCGAGCGGAATGGTCCAGTCGGCCTACACCGCCCCGCACGTCTCGGTCTGGACCGATGTCGATGCGACGCGCACGATGGAACTCGTCAAGCGGCTCAAGGCCTCGCCGGACTTCGCCGACATCAGGATCTCTCCGCTGCTGATCATGGCCCGCGCCGTGATCTGGGCGGTCCGCCGCACGCCGATGGTCAACGCGGCGTGGATCGACGCCGACGGCGGCGCCGAGATCCGGGTTCGGCGCTACGTCAACCTCGGGATCGCCGCGGCCACGCCGCGCGGGCTCCTCGTGCCGAACATCAAGGACGCGCAGGACCTGTCGATGCGCGATCTCGCCAGGTCGCTCGAGAAGCTCACCATCACCGCGCGCGAGGGGAAGACGACCCCGGCCGACCAGCAGCAGGGCACGATCACGATCACCAACATCGGTGTGTTCGGGATGGATGCCGGAACGCCGATCATCAACCCGGGCGAGTCGGGCATCATCGCTCTCGGCACGATCAGGCAGAAGCCCTGGGTCGTCGACGGCGAGGTGCGTCCCCGCTGGGTGACGACCGTCGCAGGCTCGTTCGACCATCGCGTGATCGACGGCGACGGGATGTCGCGGTTCATCGCCGACGTCGCATCGATCCTCGAGGAGCCGGCGCTCCTGCTCGACTGA
- a CDS encoding alpha-ketoacid dehydrogenase subunit beta, with protein MPISRALNAGLRAALAGSDRVLLMGEDIGKLGGVFRVTEGLQAEFGDRRVLDTPLAESGIVGTAIGLAMAGFRPVCEIQFDGFVFPAFDQITSQLAKFTNRHEGVLQMPVVIRIPYGGHIGAVEHHQESPEAYFTHTPGLRVVSPSTANDAYWMIQDAISSPDPVIFLEPKSKYWQKGEVDTASRALPLHASRVVRRGTDVTLVGHGAMVTTLLQAAALAESEGTSCEVVDVRSLSPIDYGPILDSVRRTGRMVYAQEAPGFTSLGSEVAATVMERAFYALEAPVLRVSGFDVPFPPAKLEGTYLPDADRILEAVDRALAY; from the coding sequence ATGCCCATCAGTCGCGCACTGAATGCAGGACTCCGCGCCGCGCTCGCCGGCAGCGACCGCGTCCTGCTCATGGGCGAGGACATCGGCAAGCTCGGCGGGGTCTTCCGCGTGACCGAGGGGCTTCAGGCCGAGTTCGGCGACCGGCGCGTGCTCGACACCCCGCTCGCGGAGTCCGGCATCGTCGGCACCGCGATCGGTCTGGCGATGGCCGGGTTCCGTCCGGTGTGCGAGATCCAGTTCGACGGGTTCGTCTTCCCCGCCTTCGACCAGATCACCTCGCAGCTCGCGAAGTTCACGAACCGGCACGAGGGCGTGCTGCAGATGCCCGTCGTCATCCGCATCCCTTACGGCGGTCACATCGGCGCCGTCGAGCATCACCAGGAGAGCCCCGAGGCGTACTTCACGCACACTCCGGGGCTCCGCGTGGTCAGCCCGTCGACCGCGAACGACGCGTACTGGATGATCCAGGATGCGATCTCGTCGCCCGATCCGGTGATCTTCCTCGAGCCGAAGAGCAAGTACTGGCAGAAGGGCGAGGTCGACACCGCCTCGCGGGCCCTCCCGCTCCACGCCAGCCGCGTGGTGCGCCGCGGCACCGACGTCACGCTCGTCGGGCACGGGGCGATGGTCACCACACTGCTCCAGGCGGCCGCGCTGGCCGAGTCGGAGGGCACCAGCTGCGAGGTCGTCGACGTGCGCTCGCTGTCGCCGATCGACTACGGCCCGATCCTCGACTCGGTGCGGCGCACCGGTCGGATGGTCTACGCGCAGGAGGCCCCCGGGTTCACGAGCCTCGGCAGCGAGGTCGCCGCGACCGTCATGGAGCGCGCGTTCTATGCGCTGGAGGCGCCCGTGCTTCGCGTGTCCGGCTTCGATGTCCCGTTCCCCCCGGCCAAGCTCGAGGGCACCTACCTCCCCGACGCGGACCGCATCCTCGAGGCCGTCGACCGCGCCCTCGCCTACTGA
- a CDS encoding thiamine pyrophosphate-dependent enzyme, with protein MSTLEGAVAAVLPDDPALVRFLEADGTFAPSPGAEPYRALVDGLADAELETFYRDMAVIRAFDVQATNLQRQGQLALWPPSFGQEAAQVGSARAARAQDHLFPSYREHVVTRIRGVDPLDIIRLMRGLTHGGWDPTDPKNGNTHIYTLVLGAQTLHATGFGMGLALDGRCGSGDPERDEAVIVYYGDGASSQGDVHEAMVFAASYLTPEVFFLQNNQWAISVPVATQSRAPLFKRGEGYGMPSIPIDGNDVLASWAVTRVALDEARSGLGPRAIEAMTYRMGAHTTSDDPTKYRTSAEEESWRRRDPIARMERFLRSRGASDAFFADVVAESEAVADDVRTRTNALGGIDTDIMFDHVYSEAHPLVEEQRQWLAGYEASFEEGAS; from the coding sequence GCTTCCCGACGACCCCGCTCTCGTCCGCTTCCTCGAGGCCGACGGCACGTTCGCTCCGTCGCCGGGGGCCGAGCCGTACCGCGCCCTCGTCGACGGTCTCGCCGACGCCGAGCTCGAGACCTTCTACCGCGACATGGCCGTCATCCGCGCGTTCGACGTGCAGGCGACGAACCTGCAGCGCCAAGGCCAGCTCGCGCTCTGGCCGCCGAGCTTCGGCCAGGAGGCGGCGCAGGTCGGCTCCGCGCGCGCCGCCCGCGCGCAGGACCACCTCTTCCCGTCGTACCGCGAGCACGTCGTCACGCGCATCCGCGGCGTCGACCCGCTCGACATCATCCGGCTCATGCGCGGGCTCACGCACGGCGGGTGGGACCCGACCGACCCGAAGAACGGCAACACGCACATCTACACGCTGGTCCTCGGCGCGCAGACGCTGCACGCGACCGGGTTCGGCATGGGCCTCGCGCTCGACGGCCGCTGCGGATCGGGCGACCCCGAGCGCGACGAGGCCGTCATCGTCTACTACGGCGACGGCGCCTCGAGCCAGGGCGACGTGCACGAGGCGATGGTCTTCGCCGCCAGCTACCTCACTCCCGAGGTCTTCTTCCTGCAGAACAACCAGTGGGCCATCTCGGTGCCCGTGGCCACGCAGTCCCGCGCGCCGCTGTTCAAGCGCGGCGAGGGCTACGGGATGCCGAGCATCCCGATCGACGGCAACGACGTGCTGGCGAGCTGGGCCGTCACCCGCGTGGCGCTCGACGAGGCACGGTCCGGTCTGGGCCCGCGGGCGATCGAGGCCATGACGTACCGCATGGGTGCGCACACCACGAGCGACGACCCGACGAAGTACCGCACCTCCGCCGAAGAGGAGTCGTGGCGACGCCGCGACCCGATCGCACGCATGGAGCGCTTCCTCCGGTCGCGGGGCGCGTCGGACGCGTTCTTCGCCGACGTCGTCGCCGAGTCCGAGGCCGTCGCCGACGACGTGCGCACGCGCACCAACGCGCTCGGCGGGATCGACACCGACATCATGTTCGACCACGTCTACTCCGAGGCCCATCCGCTCGTCGAGGAGCAGAGGCAGTGGCTCGCCGGGTACGAGGCATCCTTCGAGGAGGGCGCATCGTGA